A section of the Agrococcus sp. SGAir0287 genome encodes:
- a CDS encoding PTS sugar transporter subunit IIB, whose amino-acid sequence MSAKRILVVCGTGVATSTVVVQKVRAFCESEGIDATISQGAVADLVSGSPNADLIVATTQVPATVTIPVVHGLPFLTGMGVDAVHAQLREHLA is encoded by the coding sequence ATGAGCGCGAAGCGCATCCTCGTCGTCTGCGGCACCGGCGTCGCCACCTCCACGGTGGTCGTCCAGAAGGTCCGCGCATTCTGCGAGTCGGAGGGCATCGACGCGACGATCTCGCAGGGTGCCGTCGCCGACCTCGTCAGCGGCAGCCCCAACGCCGACCTCATCGTCGCCACCACCCAGGTGCCCGCGACCGTGACGATCCCGGTGGTGCACGGCCTGCCGTTCCTCACGGGCATGGGCGTCGACGCCGTGCACGCGCAGCTGCGCGAGCACCTGGCCTAG
- the cysS gene encoding cysteine--tRNA ligase produces MTIRIHDSRAQRTVDLVPVREGEVSFYVCGPTVQSSPHVGHLRSALAYDVWRRWLEHRGLRTTLVRNVTDIDDKVLAGATDAEAWFALAYRIELEFTAAYRAIGILPPTYEPRATASIPQMQELIARLIERGHAYPALDGSADVYFDVRSWPEYGALTRQRLEDLEPAGDADPRGKRDSRDFALWKATKDDEPPTASWASPWGDGRPGWHIECSAMARRYLGDAFDVHGGGLDLRFPHHENELAQSTAAGLPFASVWSHNGTVNVDGEKMSKSLGNSIFAHELLASARPIVVRYFLATPHYRSAIDIRTVEGVLADGSLAEAEAAFTRIEGFLERAARLGEVGVGEVPGAFAAAMDDDLSTPQAVAALHDAVRAGNAAIDADETDAALAAAASVRAMLGVLGLDPADPVWGAPTSGAADAALARLVDALIADRRAARDARDFAAADRIRDALAAAGIAVADGKDDTTWSIA; encoded by the coding sequence GTGACCATCCGCATCCACGACTCGCGCGCGCAGCGCACCGTCGACCTCGTGCCCGTGCGCGAGGGCGAGGTGTCGTTCTACGTGTGCGGGCCCACGGTGCAGTCGAGTCCCCACGTCGGGCACCTCCGCAGCGCGCTCGCCTACGACGTGTGGCGTCGCTGGCTCGAGCACCGCGGCCTGCGCACGACGCTCGTGCGCAACGTCACGGACATCGACGACAAGGTGCTCGCGGGCGCGACGGACGCGGAGGCGTGGTTCGCGCTCGCGTACCGGATCGAGCTCGAGTTCACTGCCGCGTACCGGGCGATCGGCATCCTGCCGCCGACGTACGAGCCCCGCGCGACGGCGTCGATCCCGCAGATGCAGGAGCTCATCGCTCGCCTCATCGAGCGCGGGCACGCGTATCCGGCGCTCGACGGCTCGGCCGACGTCTACTTCGACGTCCGCTCGTGGCCCGAGTACGGCGCGCTCACGCGCCAGCGGCTCGAGGATCTCGAGCCCGCCGGCGACGCCGACCCGCGCGGCAAGCGCGACAGCCGCGACTTCGCGCTGTGGAAGGCGACGAAGGACGACGAGCCGCCGACGGCGTCCTGGGCGTCGCCGTGGGGGGATGGCCGCCCCGGCTGGCACATCGAGTGCTCGGCGATGGCGCGCCGCTACCTCGGCGACGCGTTCGACGTGCACGGCGGCGGCCTCGACCTGCGATTCCCGCACCACGAGAACGAGCTCGCGCAGTCGACGGCGGCGGGCCTGCCGTTCGCGAGCGTCTGGAGCCACAACGGCACCGTGAACGTCGACGGCGAGAAGATGTCGAAGTCGCTCGGCAACTCGATCTTCGCCCACGAGCTGCTCGCCTCGGCCCGCCCGATCGTCGTGCGCTACTTCCTCGCCACGCCGCACTACCGCTCGGCGATCGACATCCGCACCGTCGAGGGCGTGCTCGCCGACGGCTCCCTCGCGGAGGCCGAGGCGGCGTTCACGCGCATCGAGGGCTTCCTCGAGCGCGCCGCGCGGCTCGGCGAGGTCGGCGTCGGCGAGGTGCCGGGCGCCTTCGCCGCCGCGATGGACGACGACCTCTCGACGCCGCAGGCCGTCGCCGCGCTGCACGACGCCGTGCGCGCGGGCAACGCCGCGATCGACGCCGACGAGACGGATGCGGCGCTCGCGGCGGCCGCCTCGGTGCGGGCCATGCTCGGCGTGCTCGGACTCGACCCCGCCGACCCCGTCTGGGGCGCGCCGACTTCCGGCGCCGCCGACGCCGCGCTCGCCCGCCTCGTCGACGCACTCATCGCCGACCGTCGCGCCGCGCGCGACGCCCGCGACTTCGCCGCCGCCGACCGCATCCGCGATGCGCTCGCCGCAGCCGGCATCGCCGTCGCGGACGGCAAGGACGACACCACCTGGAGCATCGCATGA
- a CDS encoding PTS galactitol transporter subunit IIC yields MDWFTDALSAVSGYLSALGASITLPFLIAIFGIILGQKVPQAIRAGLLIGVGFIGINLVIGLMGTQVGPAATGIAESLGVNLTTIDVGWPSSAAIAFGSTIGAIIIPLGLLVNIVLLATGMTRTFNIDLWNFWHTALVGALVAAVTESFWLGMAAAAVHMTVVLALADLSAPWIQRYFGFPDISFPHGTSAPYIAFAAPLNWVFDRIPGFNRLKADPATIQRRFGVFGEAMILGFVLGILLGILGFGFDDPRADSIAILTLAVSLAAVMVLLPRMVALLMEGLIPISESAKAFVERRFPGRKFYIGLDAAIAVGQPAVLATSLVLVPVTVVVAVALAPLGNTVLPLVDLATIPFIVAIMVPIFRGNIVRSVIGGAIVIGIGLFIATATAGSFTQIAQSAGFELPDGATRISSLVDGANPLTGLFFGASQLGGWTIAVLAVLALGFAFWVSRIERRRDRDRAAEAARAQSEAEAAAAERQRPAEA; encoded by the coding sequence ATGGACTGGTTCACCGATGCACTCTCGGCGGTCAGCGGATATCTCAGCGCCCTCGGCGCCTCCATCACGCTGCCGTTCCTCATCGCCATCTTCGGCATCATCCTCGGCCAGAAGGTGCCGCAGGCGATCCGCGCCGGCCTCCTCATCGGCGTCGGCTTCATCGGCATCAACCTCGTCATCGGCCTCATGGGCACGCAGGTCGGCCCGGCCGCGACCGGCATCGCCGAGAGCCTCGGCGTGAACCTGACCACCATCGACGTCGGCTGGCCGTCGTCGGCGGCGATCGCGTTCGGCTCGACGATCGGCGCGATCATCATCCCGCTGGGCCTGCTCGTGAACATCGTGCTGCTCGCCACCGGCATGACCCGCACGTTCAACATCGACCTCTGGAACTTCTGGCACACCGCGCTCGTCGGCGCGCTCGTGGCCGCCGTGACCGAGAGCTTCTGGCTCGGCATGGCCGCCGCCGCGGTGCACATGACCGTCGTGCTCGCCCTCGCCGACCTCTCGGCGCCGTGGATCCAGAGGTACTTCGGCTTCCCCGACATCTCGTTCCCGCACGGCACGTCCGCGCCGTACATCGCGTTCGCGGCACCGCTCAACTGGGTGTTCGACCGCATCCCCGGCTTCAACCGCCTCAAGGCCGATCCGGCGACGATCCAGCGGCGCTTCGGCGTGTTCGGCGAGGCGATGATCCTCGGGTTCGTGCTCGGCATCCTCCTCGGCATCCTCGGCTTCGGCTTCGACGACCCGCGCGCCGACTCGATCGCGATCCTCACGCTCGCCGTCTCGCTCGCCGCGGTCATGGTGCTGCTGCCGCGCATGGTCGCGCTGCTCATGGAGGGCCTCATCCCGATCTCGGAGTCGGCGAAGGCCTTCGTCGAGCGCCGCTTCCCGGGTCGGAAGTTCTACATCGGCCTCGACGCGGCGATCGCCGTCGGCCAGCCGGCGGTGCTCGCGACGTCGCTCGTGCTCGTGCCGGTCACCGTCGTCGTCGCCGTCGCGCTCGCACCGCTCGGCAACACGGTGCTGCCGCTCGTCGACCTCGCGACCATCCCGTTCATCGTGGCGATCATGGTGCCGATCTTCCGCGGCAACATCGTCCGCTCGGTCATCGGCGGCGCGATCGTCATCGGCATCGGTCTGTTCATCGCGACCGCGACCGCGGGATCGTTCACGCAGATCGCGCAGAGCGCGGGCTTCGAGCTGCCGGACGGCGCGACGCGCATCTCGTCGCTCGTCGACGGCGCCAACCCGCTCACGGGCCTGTTCTTCGGCGCCTCGCAGCTGGGCGGCTGGACGATCGCCGTGCTCGCGGTGCTCGCGCTCGGGTTCGCATTCTGGGTGTCGCGGATCGAGCGCCGACGGGACCGCGACCGCGCCGCCGAGGCGGCGAGGGCGCAGTCGGAGGCGGAGGCGGCAGCAGCCGAGCGGCAGCGGCCGGCGGAGGCGTAG
- a CDS encoding NAD(P)H-dependent oxidoreductase, whose amino-acid sequence MGYTSRLVEREQRLGRPVRVGLVGAGQMGTGFIAQIARQKGVDVVAVADVAIERAETALRKAGIEDVTRGDEAALVDAIEAGGHVVLDDGLALTRLPVDMVIEVSGVPEVAAKVALASLLAGKHVALMTVEADVTVGLLLQAVAKQTGAIYTVCRGDEPVECLKLVEFVEDIGLEVVMAGKGKNNPLRQDATPESLAEEAQQKGMNPRMLCSFVDGTKTMIEMADLANATGLELTRRSMHGPEASVKTLQDVFKPVEDGGILEASGVVDYATGDVAPGVFVIGKATHPVVHEELSYLKMGKGPYFSFYRPYHLASVEAVLSIGEVMVDGQPSLAPRAWKADVSAMAKRDLVAGERIDGIGGEHVYGDAVPAAEARAGRELPIGLASAATLVRDVAKGTAITYDDVALDESRTIVVLRRLQDLLLDAGVLDGGDAPIDLGTLVGAGAR is encoded by the coding sequence ATGGGATACACCAGCAGGCTCGTGGAGCGGGAGCAGCGCCTCGGGCGCCCCGTCCGCGTGGGACTCGTCGGCGCAGGCCAGATGGGCACGGGCTTCATCGCCCAGATCGCCCGCCAGAAGGGCGTCGACGTCGTCGCCGTCGCCGACGTCGCGATCGAGCGCGCCGAGACGGCGCTGCGCAAGGCAGGCATCGAGGACGTGACCCGCGGCGACGAGGCCGCGCTCGTCGACGCGATCGAGGCGGGCGGGCACGTCGTGCTCGACGACGGCCTCGCGCTCACGCGCCTCCCCGTCGACATGGTCATCGAGGTCTCGGGCGTGCCCGAGGTCGCCGCCAAGGTCGCCCTCGCGTCGCTGCTCGCGGGCAAGCACGTCGCCCTCATGACCGTCGAGGCCGACGTGACGGTCGGCCTGCTGCTGCAGGCCGTCGCCAAGCAGACCGGCGCCATCTACACGGTGTGCCGCGGCGACGAGCCCGTCGAATGCCTGAAGCTCGTCGAGTTCGTCGAGGACATCGGCCTCGAGGTCGTCATGGCGGGCAAGGGCAAGAACAACCCGCTGCGCCAGGACGCCACCCCCGAGAGCCTCGCCGAGGAGGCGCAGCAGAAGGGCATGAACCCCCGCATGCTGTGCTCGTTCGTCGACGGTACGAAGACGATGATCGAGATGGCGGACCTCGCCAACGCGACCGGTCTCGAGCTCACGCGCCGCTCCATGCACGGACCCGAGGCGTCGGTCAAGACGCTGCAGGACGTGTTCAAGCCCGTCGAGGACGGCGGCATCCTCGAGGCGAGCGGCGTCGTCGACTACGCCACGGGCGACGTCGCCCCCGGCGTCTTCGTCATCGGCAAGGCGACGCACCCCGTCGTCCACGAGGAGCTCTCCTACCTCAAGATGGGCAAGGGTCCCTACTTCTCGTTCTACCGCCCGTACCACCTCGCCTCGGTCGAGGCCGTGCTGTCGATCGGCGAGGTCATGGTCGACGGCCAGCCCTCCCTCGCGCCGCGCGCCTGGAAGGCCGACGTGTCGGCGATGGCGAAGCGCGACCTCGTCGCGGGCGAGCGCATCGACGGCATCGGCGGCGAGCACGTCTACGGCGACGCCGTGCCGGCGGCGGAGGCCCGCGCCGGTCGCGAGCTGCCCATCGGCCTCGCGAGCGCCGCGACCCTCGTGCGCGACGTCGCCAAGGGCACCGCGATCACGTACGACGACGTGGCGCTCGACGAGTCGCGCACGATCGTCGTGCTGCGCAGGCTGCAGGACCTGCTGCTCGACGCCGGCGTGCTCGACGGCGGCGACGCCCCGATCGACCTCGGCACGCTCGTCGGGGCGGGGGCTCGCTGA
- a CDS encoding alpha-ketoacid dehydrogenase subunit beta: MTLQDQQQAPTAPIHAGDEHPVGLGARPGAETAEMTYAEAIRDALRIAIEQDPAVFLMGEDVGRYGGAFGVTGTLVDDLGTDRIRDTTISELGIVGLGVGAAMTGMKPIVEIQFSDFTAQAMDQIANQAAKIHFMLGGEASVPLVIRAPGGSGTGAAAQHSQSLESWFAHIPGLKVVMPASGDDAKGLLLAALDDPNPVMILEHKLLYKQSFEVRTGDVRTPIGKAAVRRTGGDVTIVATGVEVQRSLEAAELLAQQGIEATVVDPVTLTPLDSATILAEVVKTGRALLVQEAVQTLGFMSEVSAIIAESEAFVHLRAPIRRLSGLDVPIPYAPQLERAVVPQVDDIVAAATALVQEW, translated from the coding sequence ATGACGCTGCAGGACCAGCAGCAGGCGCCGACGGCGCCGATCCACGCCGGCGACGAGCACCCCGTCGGCCTCGGCGCCCGACCGGGCGCCGAGACGGCGGAGATGACGTACGCCGAGGCCATCCGCGACGCGCTGCGCATCGCGATCGAGCAGGACCCCGCGGTCTTCCTCATGGGCGAGGACGTCGGCCGCTACGGCGGCGCGTTCGGCGTCACTGGCACGCTCGTCGACGACCTCGGCACCGACCGCATCCGCGACACGACGATCTCGGAGCTCGGCATCGTCGGGCTCGGCGTCGGCGCCGCGATGACGGGCATGAAGCCGATCGTCGAGATCCAGTTCTCGGACTTCACGGCGCAGGCGATGGACCAGATCGCCAACCAGGCCGCGAAGATCCACTTCATGCTCGGCGGCGAGGCGAGCGTGCCGCTCGTCATCCGCGCCCCCGGCGGCTCCGGCACGGGGGCCGCGGCGCAGCACTCGCAGTCGCTCGAGTCGTGGTTCGCGCACATCCCGGGCCTCAAGGTCGTCATGCCCGCCTCGGGCGACGACGCGAAGGGGCTCCTGCTCGCGGCGCTCGACGACCCGAACCCCGTCATGATCCTCGAGCACAAGCTGCTGTACAAGCAGTCGTTCGAGGTGCGCACGGGCGACGTGCGCACGCCGATCGGCAAGGCCGCCGTGCGCCGCACGGGTGGCGACGTCACGATCGTCGCGACGGGCGTCGAGGTGCAGCGCTCCCTCGAGGCGGCCGAGCTGCTCGCGCAGCAGGGCATCGAGGCGACCGTCGTCGACCCCGTCACGCTCACCCCGCTCGACTCGGCGACGATCCTCGCCGAGGTCGTCAAGACCGGTCGCGCCCTGCTCGTGCAGGAGGCGGTGCAGACGCTCGGCTTCATGAGCGAGGTGTCGGCGATCATCGCCGAGTCGGAGGCGTTCGTGCACCTGCGCGCACCCATCCGTCGCCTGTCGGGCCTCGACGTGCCGATCCCGTACGCGCCGCAGCTCGAGCGCGCCGTCGTGCCCCAGGTCGACGACATCGTCGCCGCCGCCACCGCGCTCGTGCAGGAGTGGTGA
- a CDS encoding thiamine pyrophosphate-dependent dehydrogenase E1 component subunit alpha, with amino-acid sequence MQIVTDRAAAIEALGTLWRIRRFEEAVEDLYGRGLMHGTMHLSIGQEAVPTGACMALRRDDYITSTHRGHGHCIAKGADLERMMAELLAKETGYCKGRGGSMHIADAATNNLGANGIVAGGVPIATGAGLSAQMRGTDQVAVCFHGDGAMGEGAWHEGVVLAAMWRLPVVFLCENNLYGMSMSSAKAFPLEQLSDRANGYGIPGVTVDGNDVQAVHDAVETAVARARAGEGPTFIVAETYRWRGHSKSDKNLYRTRDEIESWRESNDPIARFEKAVLEAGTLTEQDIQAVRDEVRDELRGAVQRAAAAPDASPENLLDAVFASSEGVMR; translated from the coding sequence ATGCAGATCGTCACCGACCGCGCCGCCGCCATCGAGGCGCTCGGCACCCTCTGGCGCATCCGCCGCTTCGAGGAGGCCGTCGAGGACCTCTACGGCCGCGGCCTCATGCACGGCACCATGCACCTGTCGATCGGCCAGGAGGCCGTGCCGACGGGCGCGTGCATGGCGCTGCGGCGCGACGACTACATCACGTCGACGCACCGCGGCCACGGGCACTGCATCGCGAAGGGCGCCGACCTCGAGCGGATGATGGCCGAGCTGCTCGCGAAGGAGACGGGCTACTGCAAGGGCCGCGGCGGCTCGATGCACATCGCCGACGCCGCGACGAACAATCTCGGCGCCAACGGCATCGTCGCGGGCGGCGTGCCCATCGCGACCGGCGCCGGCCTGTCGGCTCAGATGCGCGGCACCGACCAGGTCGCCGTCTGCTTCCACGGCGACGGCGCGATGGGCGAGGGCGCGTGGCACGAGGGCGTCGTCCTCGCGGCCATGTGGAGGCTGCCCGTCGTGTTCCTCTGCGAGAACAACCTGTACGGCATGTCGATGTCGTCGGCGAAGGCGTTCCCGCTCGAGCAGCTCTCCGACCGCGCGAACGGCTACGGCATCCCGGGCGTCACCGTCGACGGCAACGACGTGCAGGCCGTGCACGACGCCGTCGAGACGGCCGTCGCGCGGGCCCGCGCGGGCGAGGGGCCGACGTTCATCGTCGCCGAGACGTACCGCTGGCGCGGCCACTCGAAGAGCGACAAGAACCTGTACCGCACGCGCGACGAGATCGAGTCGTGGCGCGAGTCGAACGACCCGATCGCGCGCTTCGAGAAGGCCGTGCTCGAGGCGGGCACGCTCACCGAGCAGGACATCCAGGCCGTGCGCGACGAGGTGCGCGACGAGCTGCGCGGCGCCGTGCAGCGCGCTGCCGCGGCGCCGGACGCCTCGCCCGAGAACCTCCTGGACGCCGTGTTCGCCTCGAGCGAGGGAGTCATGCGATGA
- a CDS encoding sugar-binding transcriptional regulator — MRAATLYYVDGLSQAEVASAIGVSRSNVSRVLAEARKAGIVTITITDPFGRASDLEQLLQQRFGLREVRVARGSDDDLGRVGLLGAEWLERELPHEGAIALSWGASVQAVVDAVEPGRSRPRLEVLPLVGGLSIVDSAQDGNVLVRSLATRLGANHRRLYAPAVVESATLRDGLLRESTIGSVLDAAAAAQIAVVGIGVVGSGASAAIVESTNLSPDEQAAFESSGAIGDCCTRFFDASGRPVDSPVDRRVVAIELEALQGVGTVVAVAVGARKAPAVRAALAGGLPDVLVIDEPLATALLAEA; from the coding sequence GTGCGAGCAGCGACCCTGTACTACGTCGACGGGCTCTCGCAGGCCGAGGTCGCGAGCGCGATCGGCGTCTCCCGGTCGAACGTCTCGCGCGTGCTCGCCGAGGCGCGCAAGGCCGGCATCGTCACGATCACCATCACGGATCCCTTCGGCCGCGCCTCCGACCTCGAGCAGCTGCTGCAGCAGCGGTTCGGGCTGCGCGAGGTGCGCGTCGCGCGCGGCTCGGACGACGACCTCGGACGCGTGGGGCTGCTCGGCGCCGAGTGGCTCGAGCGCGAGCTGCCCCACGAGGGCGCGATCGCGCTGTCGTGGGGTGCGAGCGTGCAGGCCGTCGTCGACGCCGTGGAGCCCGGCAGGTCGCGGCCGCGGCTCGAGGTGCTGCCGCTCGTGGGTGGACTCTCGATCGTCGACTCCGCCCAGGACGGCAACGTGCTCGTGCGCTCGCTCGCGACGCGGCTCGGCGCGAACCATCGGCGCCTCTACGCCCCCGCGGTGGTCGAGTCGGCGACGCTGCGCGACGGCCTGCTGCGCGAGTCGACCATCGGCTCCGTGCTCGATGCGGCGGCCGCGGCGCAGATCGCCGTCGTCGGCATCGGCGTCGTCGGGTCCGGCGCCTCGGCGGCGATCGTCGAGTCGACGAACCTGTCGCCCGACGAGCAGGCCGCGTTCGAGTCGTCCGGCGCGATCGGCGACTGCTGCACGCGCTTCTTCGACGCGAGCGGACGCCCCGTCGACTCCCCCGTCGACCGCCGTGTCGTCGCGATCGAGCTCGAGGCGCTGCAGGGCGTCGGCACTGTCGTCGCCGTCGCGGTGGGCGCGCGCAAGGCGCCCGCGGTGCGTGCGGCGCTCGCCGGCGGCCTCCCGGACGTGCTCGTCATCGACGAGCCGCTCGCGACGGCGCTGCTCGCCGAGGCGTGA
- a CDS encoding PTS sugar transporter subunit IIA, which produces MTSTPMRALPDACAVDLVARDAEGALRALADHAIRGGHAATSFADALVTRERAYPTGLPTAVPVAIPHADPSHVLEAGFAVATLATPVPFGVMGTADDRVDVDVVIVLLVTEAHSQVEVLASLVDLVQRDGWDATLRAARTPAQLAAAFDALLA; this is translated from the coding sequence ATGACCAGCACCCCGATGCGTGCGCTGCCCGACGCGTGCGCCGTGGACCTCGTCGCCCGCGACGCCGAGGGTGCGCTGCGCGCGCTCGCCGATCACGCGATCCGCGGCGGCCACGCCGCGACGTCCTTCGCCGACGCCCTCGTGACGCGCGAGCGCGCGTACCCGACGGGGCTGCCCACGGCGGTGCCGGTCGCGATCCCGCACGCCGATCCGTCGCACGTGCTCGAGGCGGGCTTCGCGGTCGCGACCCTCGCGACGCCCGTGCCGTTCGGCGTCATGGGCACGGCGGACGACCGCGTCGACGTCGACGTCGTCATCGTGCTGCTCGTCACCGAGGCGCACTCGCAGGTCGAGGTGCTCGCCTCGCTCGTCGACCTCGTGCAGCGCGACGGCTGGGATGCGACGCTACGCGCCGCGCGCACGCCCGCCCAGCTCGCGGCGGCGTTCGACGCCCTGCTGGCCTAG
- the rlmB gene encoding 23S rRNA (guanosine(2251)-2'-O)-methyltransferase RlmB, with protein MSSSNKPQRPRGKKGATKGTGGKGRRALEGKGPTPKAEDRAWHPAGKRKAAQERLAAAKARGGGSPQPPRHRKPSSAKDDSELVTGRNAVLEALRTRIPATALYVAARIEIDERVQEILKIATSRSIPILEVMRPELDRMTGPDTVHQGIAIKVPPYEYAHPGDLLDRARKAKEPALIVALDGVTDPRNLGAIIRSAAAFGAHGVVVPQRRSVGVTASAWRTSAGAAARTPVAMAANLTRSLEELKAEGVFVVGLDGDGDVDLHELELADGPLAIVVGSEGKGLSRLVAETCDAIVSIPISAATESLNAGIAASVTLYEVAKRRRG; from the coding sequence ATGAGCAGCAGCAACAAGCCGCAGCGCCCTCGAGGCAAGAAGGGCGCCACGAAGGGCACGGGCGGCAAGGGCCGCCGCGCGCTCGAGGGCAAGGGGCCCACGCCGAAGGCCGAGGACCGCGCCTGGCACCCGGCGGGCAAGCGCAAGGCCGCCCAGGAGCGCCTCGCCGCAGCGAAGGCGCGCGGCGGCGGCTCGCCGCAGCCGCCGCGGCACCGCAAGCCGTCGAGCGCCAAGGACGACTCCGAGCTCGTCACCGGCCGCAACGCCGTGCTCGAGGCGCTGCGCACCCGCATCCCGGCGACGGCGCTCTACGTCGCGGCGCGCATCGAGATCGACGAGCGCGTGCAGGAGATCCTGAAGATCGCCACGTCGCGCTCGATCCCCATCCTCGAGGTCATGCGTCCCGAGCTCGACCGCATGACGGGCCCCGACACCGTGCACCAGGGCATCGCGATCAAGGTGCCGCCGTACGAGTACGCGCACCCCGGCGATCTCCTCGACCGCGCGAGGAAGGCGAAGGAGCCCGCGCTCATCGTCGCGCTCGACGGCGTCACGGACCCCCGCAATCTCGGCGCGATCATCCGCTCGGCCGCCGCCTTCGGCGCGCACGGCGTCGTCGTGCCGCAGCGCCGCTCCGTGGGCGTCACGGCATCCGCCTGGCGCACGTCCGCCGGCGCCGCTGCGCGCACGCCCGTCGCGATGGCGGCGAACCTGACGCGATCGCTCGAGGAGCTGAAGGCCGAGGGCGTGTTCGTCGTCGGCCTCGACGGCGACGGCGACGTCGACCTGCACGAGCTCGAGCTCGCCGACGGTCCGCTCGCGATCGTCGTCGGCAGCGAGGGCAAGGGGCTCTCGCGCCTCGTCGCCGAGACGTGCGACGCGATCGTGTCGATCCCGATCTCGGCCGCGACCGAGTCGCTGAACGCCGGCATCGCGGCCTCCGTCACGCTCTACGAGGTCGCGAAGCGCCGCAGGGGCTGA
- a CDS encoding dihydrolipoamide acetyltransferase family protein produces MPELALTMPKMSMTMEEGTMVAWLKQPGDAVKNGEPIAEVTTDKVDMEVESPYDGVLARIVAEPDDVVAVGEPIAYITSDSDDLLGGLFDAPASDAADAAPVANAVAEPAAPAPTATSAAPSTGAPGWPAAVPAARTLAGERGVDLAAVQGTGRWGAITVGDVEASSAMPAAAPSPQPTDAPAPAAPPAGGSAPVPVATPASATSAPRSPSDPAAARRRRTRMAVARVMDQSALVPQFTAYVDLDLSRLDAVRKTALGGASWTAILMRMQAQALAESAPVNQTWTDDGPVANPHVGIALAVDSPSGLIAPVFVDPHRGSLADLAASIAETVEQTRAGTLSADRLQGGTSVLSNLGGFGIDRFNALLTPPQSSALSTGSIAQRILVAPDGSFGPRLQCTVGLTLDHRVADGADAARVLQRMRELAANPALLG; encoded by the coding sequence ATGCCCGAGCTCGCGCTGACGATGCCCAAGATGTCGATGACCATGGAGGAGGGCACCATGGTCGCCTGGCTGAAGCAGCCGGGCGACGCCGTGAAGAACGGCGAGCCCATCGCCGAGGTCACGACCGACAAGGTCGACATGGAGGTCGAGAGCCCGTACGACGGCGTGCTCGCGCGCATCGTCGCGGAGCCCGACGACGTCGTGGCCGTAGGGGAGCCCATCGCCTACATCACCTCCGACTCCGACGACCTCCTCGGCGGCCTCTTCGACGCGCCCGCCTCCGACGCGGCCGACGCCGCGCCGGTCGCCAATGCCGTGGCGGAGCCGGCAGCACCGGCGCCGACCGCGACGAGCGCCGCGCCCTCGACCGGCGCACCCGGCTGGCCGGCCGCCGTGCCAGCGGCGCGCACGCTCGCCGGCGAGCGCGGCGTCGACCTCGCGGCCGTGCAGGGCACGGGTCGCTGGGGCGCCATCACCGTCGGCGACGTCGAGGCGTCGTCCGCCATGCCCGCCGCGGCGCCTTCGCCGCAGCCCACCGACGCGCCGGCACCGGCTGCACCACCTGCCGGCGGATCCGCGCCGGTGCCGGTCGCGACCCCCGCATCCGCCACCTCCGCGCCGAGGTCGCCGAGCGACCCCGCTGCGGCGCGGCGCAGGCGCACGCGCATGGCGGTCGCACGGGTCATGGACCAGTCGGCGCTCGTGCCGCAGTTCACCGCCTACGTCGACCTCGACCTGTCGCGGCTCGACGCCGTGCGCAAGACGGCCCTCGGCGGCGCGAGCTGGACGGCGATCCTCATGCGCATGCAGGCGCAGGCGCTCGCGGAGTCGGCCCCCGTCAACCAGACGTGGACCGACGACGGCCCGGTCGCGAACCCGCACGTGGGCATCGCCCTCGCGGTGGACAGCCCCTCGGGCCTCATCGCACCGGTGTTCGTCGACCCGCACCGCGGCTCGCTCGCGGACCTGGCGGCGTCGATCGCCGAGACCGTCGAGCAGACGCGGGCCGGCACCCTGTCGGCCGACCGGCTGCAGGGCGGCACGAGCGTGCTGTCGAACCTCGGCGGCTTCGGCATCGACCGGTTCAACGCGCTCCTCACCCCGCCGCAGTCGTCGGCGCTGTCGACGGGATCGATCGCCCAGCGCATCCTCGTCGCGCCCGACGGCTCGTTCGGGCCGCGACTGCAGTGCACCGTCGGCCTCACGCTCGACCACCGCGTCGCGGACGGTGCGGATGCCGCACGCGTGCTCCAGCGCATGCGCGAGCTCGCGGCGAACCCGGCGCTGCTGGGCTGA
- a CDS encoding transcriptional regulator GutM, whose product MELDGRFGIVLLVVLLLGIALSLWQHFSYQRATRRMVAEHQGARESFLVSGRGKGWFRGAVVLLVVDSASSRIEAAEAMVGASVFARFRPHPELLGSLSGARDRAKDKRLGEAVESAIAQYRSMRKRR is encoded by the coding sequence ATGGAGCTGGACGGACGCTTCGGCATCGTCCTCCTCGTCGTCCTGCTGCTCGGCATCGCGCTGAGCCTGTGGCAGCACTTCTCGTACCAGCGCGCGACGCGGCGGATGGTCGCCGAGCACCAGGGCGCGCGGGAGTCGTTCCTCGTCTCCGGCCGCGGCAAGGGCTGGTTCCGAGGAGCCGTGGTGCTGCTCGTCGTCGACTCGGCCTCCTCGCGCATCGAGGCGGCCGAGGCCATGGTGGGCGCGAGCGTCTTCGCTCGCTTCCGCCCCCATCCCGAGCTGCTGGGGTCGCTCTCGGGCGCTCGGGACCGTGCGAAGGACAAGCGCCTGGGCGAGGCCGTGGAGTCGGCCATCGCGCAGTACCGCTCGATGCGCAAGAGGCGCTGA